A window from Actinomycetospora corticicola encodes these proteins:
- the yidD gene encoding membrane protein insertion efficiency factor YidD, which produces MTEPGTRPEAAEPSRPGPAARVLIAVLRFYQRWISPLFLPHCRFHPTCSAYGVEALRVHGVVRGTGLTVWRLLKCAPWHPGGLDPVPPPRRRPGSTDSGRTAPRGAGAPLSEEQASC; this is translated from the coding sequence GTGACCGAGCCCGGGACCCGACCGGAGGCCGCAGAACCGTCGCGCCCCGGTCCGGCGGCGCGGGTGCTCATCGCCGTGCTCCGCTTCTACCAGCGGTGGATCTCCCCCCTGTTCCTGCCGCACTGTCGTTTCCACCCGACCTGCAGCGCCTACGGCGTCGAGGCCCTGCGCGTGCACGGTGTGGTGCGCGGGACCGGACTCACCGTCTGGCGCCTGCTCAAGTGCGCACCCTGGCACCCTGGTGGCCTGGACCCCGTGCCCCCGCCCCGTCGTCGTCCGGGGTCCACCGACTCCGGACGCACCGCCCCCCGGGGAGCCGGAGCCCC